Proteins encoded in a region of the Phocoena phocoena chromosome X, mPhoPho1.1, whole genome shotgun sequence genome:
- the LOC136143071 gene encoding short transmembrane mitochondrial protein 1-like, giving the protein MLQFLLGFTLGNVVGMYLAQNYDIPNLSKKPEEVKKDVDAKKKPPSS; this is encoded by the coding sequence ATGCTCCAGTTCCTGCTTGGATTTACTCTTGGCAACGTGGTGGGAATGTATCTGGCTCAGAACTATGACATACCAAACCTGTCTAAAAAACCTGAAGAAGTTAAAAAGGACGTGGACGCCAAGAAGAAACCCCCTAGTTCATGA